One genomic region from Muriicola soli encodes:
- the rpmA gene encoding 50S ribosomal protein L27 translates to MAHKKGVGSSKNGRESESKRLGVKIFGGQAATAGNIIVRQRGTKHNPGENVYAGKDHTLHAMVDGMVKFEKKAGGKSYVSIEPFDA, encoded by the coding sequence ATGGCACATAAAAAAGGTGTAGGTAGTTCCAAAAACGGAAGAGAATCGGAGTCGAAACGACTTGGAGTTAAGATCTTTGGCGGCCAGGCTGCTACTGCCGGAAATATTATTGTAAGACAAAGGGGAACCAAACACAATCCCGGAGAAAACGTATACGCAGGTAAAGATCACACTTTGCATGCCATGGTAGACGGGATGGTGAAGTTTGAGAAAAAGGCCGGAGGAAAATCTTATGTTTCCATCGAACCATTTGACGCTTAA
- a CDS encoding M16 family metallopeptidase encodes MRKRKFSVPFMALLFMVLTAGAQEVVYEEYDLDNGLHVILHQDNTAPVVTTSVMYHVGGKDRTEGRTGFAHLFEHLLFEGTKNIERGKWFEIVSSNGGRNNANTSQDRTYYYEVFPSNNLKLGLWMESERMLHPIINQEGIDTQQEVVKEEKRLRYDNSPYGQLLPVLGENLFKVHPYKDPNIGYMEDLDAATLEDVIAYNKKYYVPNNAVLVVAGDIDVAETKKLISDYFGPIPRGADIQRSYPKEEPITEEIKATAYDPNIQIPAVMVAYRTPGFAERDAYVLDMISTYLSDGKSSKLYKKIVDDQKQALQVGAFNIGQEDYGMYLVFALPVGETPLEVLTAEMEEEVALVRTELISEKDYQKLQNKFENRFVNSNASVEGIAGTLATSYMLYGDTDLINKEIDIFRSITREEIREVAAKYLKPNQRVVIDYLPKDKTDN; translated from the coding sequence ATGAGAAAAAGAAAATTTTCAGTACCCTTCATGGCCCTGCTCTTCATGGTTCTGACCGCCGGAGCCCAGGAAGTAGTTTATGAGGAGTACGATCTGGATAACGGCTTGCACGTTATCCTGCATCAGGACAACACAGCACCGGTAGTGACTACTTCGGTGATGTACCACGTAGGTGGAAAGGACAGAACCGAAGGGCGAACAGGTTTTGCTCATTTATTTGAACATTTACTCTTCGAAGGAACAAAGAATATAGAAAGAGGGAAATGGTTTGAGATAGTCTCTTCAAATGGAGGCAGAAACAATGCCAATACCTCTCAGGACAGAACCTATTATTACGAAGTTTTTCCAAGCAACAACCTGAAATTAGGGCTCTGGATGGAATCTGAAAGAATGCTGCATCCCATTATAAACCAGGAAGGGATTGATACACAGCAGGAAGTAGTAAAAGAAGAAAAAAGACTTCGATATGACAACTCTCCCTATGGGCAGCTATTGCCGGTACTTGGAGAAAACCTGTTTAAAGTGCATCCTTATAAGGATCCCAATATAGGCTATATGGAAGATCTGGATGCCGCTACGCTTGAAGATGTGATCGCTTACAACAAGAAATACTACGTGCCCAATAATGCGGTACTGGTTGTAGCAGGCGATATTGATGTAGCTGAGACCAAGAAATTGATCTCTGATTATTTCGGGCCTATCCCACGAGGAGCTGATATCCAAAGAAGTTATCCTAAGGAAGAGCCTATCACAGAGGAGATCAAGGCAACGGCCTACGATCCTAACATTCAGATCCCGGCTGTGATGGTGGCTTACCGAACTCCTGGATTTGCAGAACGAGATGCTTACGTACTGGATATGATATCGACTTACCTCAGCGATGGTAAAAGTTCGAAGCTCTACAAGAAGATTGTGGACGACCAGAAACAGGCTTTGCAAGTAGGAGCATTTAACATTGGGCAGGAAGACTATGGCATGTATCTGGTTTTTGCATTGCCTGTAGGTGAAACACCCCTCGAAGTGCTAACTGCGGAAATGGAAGAAGAAGTTGCCCTGGTAAGGACCGAGCTTATTTCAGAAAAGGATTACCAAAAACTTCAAAATAAATTTGAAAACAGATTTGTCAACTCCAATGCCAGTGTTGAAGGAATTGCAGGAACTCTCGCCACTTCGTATATGTTGTACGGTGACACTGACCTGATCAACAAGGAGATTGATATATTCAGATCGATAACCCGCGAAGAAATAAGGGAAGTTGCAGCAAAGTATTTGAAGCCCAACCAGCGTGTAGTGATCGATTATTTACCCAAAGACAAAACAGACAATTAA
- a CDS encoding M16 family metallopeptidase — protein sequence MKRIIYTLIIAFITVSVTAQIDRSKMPEPGPAPEINLEDPQQFELANGLKVMVVENHKLPRVSMQLTLDNPPILEGDKAGVSSLTGALLGNGSTSIPKDEFNEEVDFLGASISFGSQSAFASSLSKYFPRILELMADAAINPNFTQEEFDKEKDKLITGLKTQEKDVSAIAGRVQRALAYGTDHPYGEFTTEETVNNVSLLDVNRFYESYFVPANAYLVVIGDVEFDQVKELVTEAFTPWTKAAPPSLSFSKPLDAQYTQINFVDVPNAVQSEITVQNLVDLKMKDEDYLPAIVANQILGGGGEARLFLNLREDKGYTYGSYSRIGDNKYVPARFSASASVRNVVTDSSVVELLSEIDRIAKEPVSAKELANTKAKYVGNFVMALERPSTIARYALNIETEDLPSDFYKTYLERINAITIEDVQAAASKYFSANNARVVVAGKGSEVLENLEKVTFNGKSVPIKYFDKYANETEKPDYEASVPEGVTVQSVIDKYFEAIGGKDNVAAIESLKLVYEGSAMGATIKVEEKKTADKYAQTTFMNNAPMMGVIAKGDELYMKQGANKTPLPPDLQQDMKSSMGIFPEQKIATNPDAKIGGTEMLDGKEVIKIEVPGKVVQATYYYDVESGLKVKEASVTSMNGQTQNQESMLMDYQEFDGIKFPTLKTSNLGPQTIEVRLLEAVINYSVTEADFE from the coding sequence ATGAAAAGAATAATATATACTTTGATAATTGCATTTATAACGGTGTCTGTCACTGCACAGATCGACCGTTCTAAAATGCCTGAACCCGGGCCAGCCCCGGAGATCAATCTGGAAGATCCACAACAGTTTGAACTCGCCAATGGCTTGAAAGTCATGGTGGTGGAAAATCACAAATTGCCAAGAGTCTCTATGCAATTAACCCTTGACAATCCTCCCATTTTGGAAGGAGATAAGGCAGGAGTTTCGAGTTTAACAGGGGCTCTTTTAGGAAACGGATCAACTTCAATCCCAAAGGATGAATTTAATGAGGAAGTTGATTTCCTTGGCGCTAGTATCAGCTTTGGTTCACAAAGTGCATTTGCCAGTTCCCTGTCTAAGTATTTCCCCCGGATTCTTGAATTAATGGCTGATGCGGCCATTAATCCCAACTTTACACAGGAGGAATTTGACAAAGAGAAGGATAAACTTATAACCGGACTTAAAACTCAGGAGAAGGATGTTTCTGCTATTGCAGGAAGGGTACAAAGAGCACTAGCTTATGGTACTGATCACCCCTACGGAGAATTCACTACCGAGGAAACGGTCAACAACGTAAGTCTGTTGGATGTAAACCGATTCTATGAGAGTTATTTTGTGCCTGCCAATGCTTATTTGGTAGTCATCGGAGATGTAGAGTTCGATCAGGTAAAAGAACTGGTCACAGAAGCATTTACCCCGTGGACAAAGGCTGCGCCTCCGTCATTATCGTTCTCTAAACCTTTGGATGCTCAGTACACCCAGATTAACTTTGTAGATGTTCCCAATGCTGTTCAATCTGAAATTACGGTCCAAAACCTGGTAGATCTGAAAATGAAAGATGAGGACTACCTTCCCGCTATTGTTGCCAATCAGATCCTCGGAGGAGGAGGTGAAGCAAGATTGTTTTTGAATTTAAGGGAGGACAAAGGATATACCTATGGGTCTTATTCGCGTATAGGAGATAATAAATATGTTCCTGCCAGATTCAGCGCTTCGGCAAGCGTTAGGAATGTCGTTACTGATAGTTCCGTTGTTGAATTGCTCTCTGAGATTGACAGAATCGCCAAGGAACCTGTATCGGCTAAAGAACTGGCAAATACCAAGGCTAAATACGTTGGAAACTTTGTGATGGCTCTCGAAAGACCGTCTACAATAGCCAGGTATGCTCTTAATATCGAAACTGAAGACCTGCCAAGTGACTTCTACAAGACCTACCTTGAAAGGATAAATGCCATAACCATCGAGGATGTTCAGGCAGCAGCAAGTAAATACTTTTCTGCAAATAATGCGAGAGTAGTTGTAGCCGGTAAGGGAAGTGAAGTTCTGGAAAACCTGGAGAAAGTCACTTTTAACGGGAAGTCGGTTCCGATCAAATACTTCGACAAATACGCCAATGAAACTGAAAAACCGGATTACGAGGCCAGCGTGCCCGAAGGTGTAACAGTGCAATCGGTGATCGATAAATATTTTGAGGCCATTGGTGGGAAAGATAATGTAGCTGCCATAGAATCCCTTAAGCTCGTCTATGAAGGCAGTGCGATGGGAGCTACGATCAAAGTTGAGGAGAAAAAAACCGCAGATAAATACGCTCAGACTACCTTTATGAACAATGCTCCTATGATGGGAGTTATTGCCAAAGGCGACGAGTTGTACATGAAGCAGGGCGCCAATAAAACACCATTACCCCCGGATCTTCAGCAAGACATGAAGAGTTCGATGGGAATCTTCCCGGAGCAAAAGATTGCGACCAACCCTGATGCCAAAATTGGCGGAACCGAAATGTTGGATGGGAAAGAAGTAATTAAAATAGAGGTTCCCGGAAAGGTGGTGCAGGCAACCTACTACTACGATGTAGAATCCGGTCTGAAAGTGAAAGAAGCATCTGTAACTTCCATGAATGGGCAAACCCAAAACCAGGAAAGCATGTTGATGGATTATCAGGAGTTTGATGGGATTAAATTTCCGACTCTGAAGACCAGTAATCTAGGGCCGCAGACCATTGAGGTCAGGTTACTTGAAGCTGTTATCAACTATTCCGTAACAGAGGCAGATTTCGAATAA
- a CDS encoding DUF4301 family protein, with translation MIEFTQNDVKQLEEKGISRKTVEGQIKTFVEGIPFINLYSPAVVGEGILKTDPADEQKYVEKFEASQTKLSLLKFVPASGAASRMFKSLFSFLDNYDPGKEAFSSYISRTDQREMDQFFKGAKDLPFYDMVLGRIKAKDLAEDKAKFNFVKELLSEDGLNYGFYPKGLLPFHKYDDQMVTAFEEHLDEAAFYAKGKDKAALHFTISEQHQSLFDKELKKVKKRASERTGTSFKVDYSYQSQATDTIAVTLENQPFRNEDNSVLFRPGGHGALIQNLNRHDADIIFIKNIDNVVTRDQCDEIARSKKVLAGVLIELQEKVFRYSKVLEDHSMDGEELDRIKSFLENDLNVRFSDNYGGFTLGQQIEILKDKLHRPIRVCGMVKNEGEPGGGPYWVRDRNGNISLQIVESAQVDLEHEHQSEIFKKATHFNPVDLVCGVKDFKGDKYDLLNFVDEKQGFITEKTKAGKTLKALELPGLWNGAMAYWNTIFVEVPSATFNPVKTVNDLLKSAHQLT, from the coding sequence ATGATTGAATTTACTCAAAACGATGTAAAGCAGTTAGAAGAAAAAGGAATTAGCAGGAAAACAGTTGAGGGACAGATCAAAACCTTTGTCGAAGGTATTCCTTTTATCAATTTATACAGCCCGGCAGTAGTAGGGGAGGGAATATTAAAAACGGATCCTGCAGATGAGCAAAAATATGTGGAGAAATTCGAGGCCTCTCAGACTAAGCTCTCTCTCCTCAAGTTTGTTCCTGCATCAGGAGCGGCATCGAGAATGTTTAAATCGCTTTTTAGTTTTCTGGATAATTACGACCCCGGGAAAGAAGCTTTTTCTTCCTATATAAGCAGGACTGATCAAAGAGAAATGGATCAATTTTTCAAAGGTGCCAAAGACCTGCCTTTTTACGATATGGTATTAGGACGTATAAAAGCTAAGGACTTAGCCGAAGATAAGGCGAAGTTTAATTTTGTAAAAGAACTCCTCAGCGAAGACGGATTGAATTATGGGTTTTACCCAAAAGGACTCCTGCCTTTTCACAAATACGACGATCAAATGGTTACTGCCTTTGAAGAACACCTGGATGAAGCTGCTTTTTACGCCAAGGGGAAGGACAAAGCCGCTCTCCATTTTACCATTTCGGAACAACATCAGTCCCTTTTCGATAAGGAGCTAAAGAAAGTCAAAAAAAGAGCGTCTGAAAGAACCGGCACGAGTTTTAAAGTTGATTATTCTTATCAAAGTCAGGCTACAGACACCATCGCTGTAACTCTCGAGAATCAGCCTTTCCGAAACGAGGATAATTCGGTCCTGTTCAGGCCTGGTGGACATGGAGCATTGATTCAAAACCTCAATAGGCATGATGCCGATATTATCTTTATCAAGAATATTGACAACGTAGTGACCCGGGATCAATGTGACGAGATCGCAAGATCGAAAAAAGTGCTGGCCGGCGTACTTATTGAACTACAGGAAAAAGTCTTCCGATATTCTAAGGTTCTCGAGGATCACAGTATGGACGGCGAAGAATTAGACCGCATAAAGTCGTTCCTCGAAAACGACCTTAACGTTCGATTTTCTGACAACTACGGTGGATTTACCCTGGGGCAGCAGATAGAGATCTTAAAAGATAAACTCCACAGGCCCATACGGGTTTGTGGGATGGTAAAAAATGAAGGCGAGCCAGGAGGCGGGCCGTATTGGGTAAGGGACAGAAATGGAAATATCAGCCTGCAGATTGTGGAATCAGCCCAGGTAGATCTCGAGCATGAACATCAATCGGAAATCTTTAAAAAAGCCACACATTTCAATCCGGTAGACCTTGTATGTGGTGTAAAAGACTTTAAAGGAGATAAATACGATTTGCTGAATTTCGTAGACGAAAAGCAAGGATTTATCACCGAAAAAACAAAGGCCGGCAAGACCTTAAAGGCCCTGGAACTCCCCGGACTGTGGAATGGTGCCATGGCCTATTGGAACACAATTTTTGTTGAAGTGCCTTCAGCCACCTTTAATCCTGTAAAGACAGTAAACGATTTATTAAAGTCGGCTCATCAGCTAACTTAA
- the rplU gene encoding 50S ribosomal protein L21 has translation MYAIVEIAGQQFKVAKDQKVYVHRLKEEEGKKVSFHNVLLLEDGKNVTVGAPAIDGAAVEAKVVKHLKGDKVIVFKKKRRKGYQKKNGHRQFLTEIQIEGIIAKGAKKVEAKKEAAPAKESPKAKKETAPKKAAPEAKKEAPKAKETKKAAPKASADLSKNTVAELKAMAKSRGVEGYSSMKKAELIAALSK, from the coding sequence ATGTATGCAATTGTAGAAATAGCAGGGCAGCAATTTAAGGTTGCGAAAGACCAGAAGGTTTACGTTCACCGCTTAAAAGAAGAAGAGGGAAAGAAGGTTTCTTTTCATAATGTTCTTCTTTTGGAAGACGGTAAGAATGTTACTGTTGGCGCCCCGGCTATAGACGGCGCTGCTGTAGAGGCAAAAGTCGTTAAGCACCTCAAGGGTGACAAAGTAATCGTCTTTAAAAAGAAAAGGCGAAAAGGTTATCAGAAGAAGAACGGACATCGTCAGTTCCTCACTGAAATCCAGATTGAAGGTATTATTGCCAAAGGAGCTAAAAAGGTAGAAGCCAAGAAAGAGGCTGCTCCTGCAAAAGAATCTCCAAAAGCAAAGAAGGAAACTGCTCCTAAGAAAGCAGCTCCGGAAGCTAAAAAGGAAGCTCCCAAGGCAAAAGAGACCAAAAAAGCAGCTCCTAAAGCATCAGCTGATCTGAGTAAGAACACGGTTGCTGAGCTGAAAGCAATGGCAAAATCTAGAGGTGTTGAGGGGTATTCTTCTATGAAGAAGGCCGAACTCATCGCCGCATTAAGTAAATAA
- a CDS encoding AAA family ATPase, translated as MEERFKQHPSDIVKIVLFGPESTGKTTLSQQLASHYNTLWVPEYAREYLQDKWDREQKTCEPHDLLPIAEGQMRLENEYTEKAEKLLICDTDLLETKVYSEAYYLGYTDPILEKFALQNQYDLYLLTYIDTPWVKDDLRDKPEEREMMFSYFKNTLEKYNRPFFTLKGSPEERLGKAVKYIDKILEHD; from the coding sequence ATGGAAGAAAGATTTAAACAGCACCCATCAGACATTGTAAAGATTGTTTTGTTTGGCCCGGAATCAACTGGAAAGACAACGCTATCGCAGCAATTAGCCTCTCATTACAATACCCTTTGGGTACCCGAATACGCCAGGGAATACCTGCAGGACAAATGGGACAGGGAACAAAAAACTTGCGAACCTCACGATCTTCTTCCTATTGCCGAAGGACAAATGCGGCTTGAAAATGAGTATACGGAAAAAGCGGAGAAGCTCTTGATCTGCGATACAGATCTGCTGGAAACTAAGGTGTATTCTGAGGCCTACTACCTTGGATACACAGATCCTATTTTGGAAAAATTTGCCCTCCAGAATCAATATGATTTGTATCTTCTGACCTATATTGACACTCCCTGGGTTAAAGACGATTTAAGAGACAAGCCTGAGGAAAGGGAAATGATGTTTTCTTACTTTAAGAATACCCTCGAAAAATACAATAGGCCATTTTTTACTCTAAAAGGGAGCCCCGAAGAGAGGCTCGGCAAGGCCGTAAAATACATTGACAAAATACTAGAACATGATTGA
- the pnuC gene encoding nicotinamide riboside transporter PnuC, with translation MNPISDFFLDPYSGREPYLIVLEAIAFFFGIASVVYAKKENILVYPTGLVATVITVYLFYIDALFGDMMMNFYYSIMSIYGWWNWARVKGDERVVQITRTNTREKIIGVLLFLMTMGITFGVYKGFGTLLNEANYIDIFTSGIFFTAMWYMANKKLENWTLWILADIITVPLYAYRGWGMLSLQYLIFTVLAVQGYIAWKKDLNSTHQTL, from the coding sequence ATGAACCCCATTTCTGATTTCTTTCTCGATCCCTATTCAGGAAGGGAACCTTACCTCATTGTACTTGAAGCTATCGCATTTTTTTTCGGGATAGCCAGCGTTGTCTATGCCAAGAAAGAAAATATCCTGGTATATCCAACAGGGTTGGTAGCGACTGTAATCACAGTTTACCTTTTTTACATCGATGCTCTTTTTGGTGATATGATGATGAACTTTTACTATTCCATTATGAGTATATACGGCTGGTGGAACTGGGCCAGGGTAAAAGGTGACGAAAGAGTAGTACAAATTACCAGGACCAATACCCGTGAAAAAATCATTGGAGTTCTTTTGTTCCTTATGACGATGGGAATCACTTTCGGGGTCTACAAAGGTTTTGGGACCCTTCTAAATGAAGCCAATTACATCGATATATTTACTTCAGGGATCTTCTTTACGGCAATGTGGTACATGGCCAATAAAAAACTCGAGAACTGGACCCTTTGGATTCTGGCAGATATTATCACCGTTCCGCTATATGCATACAGAGGCTGGGGAATGCTTTCCCTTCAATATCTTATCTTTACCGTCCTGGCTGTCCAGGGCTACATCGCATGGAAGAAAGATTTAAACAGCACCCATCAGACATTGTAA
- a CDS encoding 4'-phosphopantetheinyl transferase family protein, whose amino-acid sequence MPLYKTITINPGIRVHIWKISEAEEDLGRGIKLTPHCQERYEGMKSELHRRGFLSIRHLMAEEGYIDHDLYYDDLGKPHLKDGSFISITHSYQFSAIVVSKNIPVGIDIEKQREKILKIAHKFTPIEEYGSFSEPYQLMKKLTVVWGAKESLYKINSTIGLSFLKHIDIEDFDLESGKTKGLIHLNGQYSFFEIHFNEFEGFTCAYAIQLKSRDSEEYLIQNNKEAL is encoded by the coding sequence ATGCCCCTTTACAAAACAATAACAATAAATCCAGGGATACGCGTACATATCTGGAAGATTTCAGAAGCGGAGGAAGACCTGGGTCGGGGGATAAAACTTACACCTCATTGTCAAGAGCGTTACGAGGGGATGAAATCTGAACTGCATCGCAGGGGATTTCTCAGTATCCGTCATTTGATGGCCGAGGAGGGCTATATAGATCACGACTTGTATTACGACGATCTCGGGAAACCGCATTTAAAGGATGGATCTTTTATTTCCATTACCCATTCTTATCAATTCAGTGCAATAGTGGTCAGCAAGAATATACCCGTGGGGATTGACATTGAGAAACAGCGGGAAAAGATCCTGAAAATTGCACATAAGTTTACACCCATTGAAGAATACGGTTCATTTTCTGAGCCATACCAGTTAATGAAGAAGCTTACAGTGGTCTGGGGAGCTAAGGAATCGCTATACAAGATCAATTCTACTATCGGACTAAGTTTCCTTAAGCATATTGATATAGAAGACTTTGATCTGGAAAGTGGGAAGACCAAAGGATTGATCCACCTCAATGGCCAGTATTCTTTTTTTGAGATCCACTTTAATGAATTTGAAGGTTTTACCTGTGCATATGCCATACAATTAAAATCCAGAGACTCAGAAGAGTACTTAATCCAAAACAACAAAGAAGCCCTATGA
- a CDS encoding DMT family transporter yields MSDVNRKWVYLIVLSIIWGTSYILIKKGLEGFTPIQLGSVRIVITSVVLLGIGFKSLRNISRKEWFWIALSGLFGSFIPVFLFSYAETEIDSSIASILNSLVPLFTIIIGFLAFRISFTRNQMAGVLVGLFGAILLIYMGSNVNPDQNYWYAGLVVIATVLYACNANIIKSKLQEVSAMGIAAGNFAFMVIPALILMFYSGALSSTVREGEYFMSSLGYVVLLSIIGTCVAKVMFNRLIQISSPVFSVSVTYLIPVVGIFWGLIDGERFSVWQVFASGIILLGVYLVNKKRNASHS; encoded by the coding sequence TTGAGCGACGTAAACCGCAAATGGGTCTACCTTATTGTCCTTTCCATTATTTGGGGTACCTCTTATATTCTTATCAAAAAAGGCCTCGAAGGATTTACGCCAATTCAGCTGGGTTCGGTTCGTATCGTCATCACTTCTGTAGTTCTCCTTGGTATAGGATTCAAATCGCTCAGAAATATTTCCCGAAAAGAATGGTTTTGGATAGCCCTCTCAGGACTTTTTGGGAGTTTTATCCCGGTTTTCCTTTTCTCTTACGCAGAAACTGAAATTGACAGCAGTATTGCGTCCATTCTGAATTCATTGGTACCTCTCTTTACCATCATTATTGGGTTCTTAGCCTTTAGGATTTCCTTTACCCGCAATCAGATGGCAGGTGTTCTGGTAGGTTTATTTGGGGCGATCTTGCTCATCTACATGGGCTCTAATGTAAATCCGGATCAGAACTACTGGTATGCCGGACTCGTAGTTATTGCTACTGTTCTTTATGCATGTAACGCCAACATTATCAAGAGCAAATTACAGGAGGTTTCGGCTATGGGAATTGCCGCAGGTAATTTTGCCTTTATGGTCATTCCCGCCCTCATTCTGATGTTTTATTCAGGGGCACTCAGCAGTACAGTCAGGGAAGGGGAGTATTTTATGAGCTCTTTAGGGTATGTTGTTCTCCTGAGTATTATAGGAACCTGTGTGGCCAAGGTGATGTTCAACCGTTTGATCCAGATTTCCTCTCCTGTATTTTCAGTCTCTGTTACTTACCTGATCCCGGTGGTAGGAATCTTCTGGGGCTTGATCGACGGAGAACGTTTTAGTGTATGGCAGGTGTTTGCATCAGGAATCATTTTATTGGGAGTATACCTGGTCAACAAAAAAAGAAACGCATCCCATTCCTGA
- the ahcY gene encoding adenosylhomocysteinase gives MSIKTVPYVPHKVKDLSLAAWGRKEIELAEAEMPGLMSLREEFKEEQPLKGARIAGCLHMTIQTAVLIETLVALGAEVTWSSCNIFSTQDQAAAAIAATGIPVYAWKGMNEEEFDWCIEQTLFFGEDRKPLNMILDDGGDLTNMVLDRYPELASGIKGLSEETTTGVHRLYERMKNGTLPMPAINVNDSVTKSKFDNKYGCKESAVDAVRRATDTMLAGKKVVVAGYGDVGKGTAASFRGAGSIVTVTEIDPICALQACMDGFEVKKLETVIGNADIIVTATGNKDIIREEHFRAMRDKAILCNIGHFDNEIDMAWLNSQYGKTKDEIKPQVDKYTIEGKDVIVLAEGRLVNLGCATGHPSFVMSNSFTNQTLAQIELWKYSDKYENKVYMLPKHLDEKVAKLHLSRLGAELTEMDKEQADYIGVPQNGPFKPDYYRY, from the coding sequence ATGAGCATTAAAACTGTGCCGTATGTGCCCCACAAAGTAAAAGACCTTTCCCTTGCTGCATGGGGGAGAAAGGAAATAGAATTGGCAGAAGCAGAAATGCCCGGACTGATGTCCCTCAGAGAAGAATTTAAAGAAGAACAACCTCTGAAAGGTGCCCGGATTGCCGGCTGTCTTCACATGACTATTCAGACTGCGGTACTCATAGAGACACTCGTTGCCCTTGGAGCAGAAGTGACCTGGAGTTCTTGCAATATCTTTTCAACCCAGGATCAGGCAGCTGCAGCTATAGCCGCTACCGGTATTCCGGTTTACGCCTGGAAAGGGATGAATGAAGAGGAATTTGATTGGTGTATAGAACAAACTCTTTTCTTTGGAGAGGACAGAAAACCCTTAAATATGATTCTCGATGACGGAGGAGATTTAACGAATATGGTTTTGGACAGATATCCGGAATTAGCCTCCGGGATCAAAGGATTATCTGAAGAAACAACTACCGGTGTTCACCGTCTTTACGAAAGGATGAAAAACGGAACACTTCCCATGCCTGCGATCAACGTAAACGATTCGGTGACCAAGTCGAAATTTGACAATAAATACGGTTGTAAAGAGAGTGCCGTTGATGCGGTTAGAAGAGCCACAGATACTATGCTGGCCGGCAAAAAAGTGGTAGTAGCCGGATACGGTGATGTTGGAAAAGGAACCGCCGCTTCTTTCAGAGGCGCCGGATCTATTGTTACAGTGACAGAAATTGATCCAATTTGTGCCTTGCAGGCCTGTATGGATGGTTTTGAGGTAAAAAAATTAGAAACTGTAATTGGAAATGCAGACATTATTGTAACTGCTACCGGAAATAAAGACATCATCCGCGAAGAACATTTTAGAGCCATGAGAGATAAGGCGATTCTTTGTAATATTGGCCATTTCGACAATGAAATTGATATGGCTTGGCTGAATTCTCAATACGGGAAAACAAAAGACGAGATCAAGCCTCAAGTTGATAAGTACACCATAGAAGGGAAGGATGTAATTGTGTTGGCAGAGGGCCGTCTGGTAAACCTGGGTTGCGCAACCGGCCATCCGAGTTTTGTGATGAGCAATTCTTTTACAAATCAGACCCTGGCGCAGATAGAGCTTTGGAAATACAGTGATAAATACGAAAATAAAGTATATATGCTGCCAAAACACCTGGATGAGAAGGTGGCTAAGTTACACCTTTCACGTCTGGGAGCAGAACTCACGGAAATGGACAAAGAGCAGGCTGATTACATCGGAGTACCTCAAAACGGTCCTTTCAAACCAGATTATTATCGATATTAA
- a CDS encoding thiamine-binding protein: MNISVELTLSPLQDQFEEPIISFIKSLRASGLKVVENPLSTQVYGPYDQVMNLIKSQLKTSFETMDNGLVYIKIVKSDRSEYEPHF, encoded by the coding sequence ATGAATATTTCAGTAGAACTTACGTTGAGTCCGCTTCAGGATCAATTTGAAGAGCCGATTATATCCTTTATAAAATCCCTTAGGGCATCCGGTTTAAAAGTCGTTGAAAATCCATTGAGCACACAGGTCTATGGACCCTATGACCAGGTGATGAACCTCATTAAGTCTCAGTTGAAAACGTCTTTTGAGACTATGGATAACGGATTGGTGTACATCAAAATAGTTAAATCGGATCGCAGCGAGTATGAACCCCATTTCTGA
- a CDS encoding DUF4199 domain-containing protein: protein MKKIALPIRFGIAASGSLIAYFLILSLVDLHTNVFYSLFNGIITGFAIYEAIKYFKIQEKDKFTYGTGFKAGIVTGFVATLIFTVFFAIYATEIDPEFLEHLSSQWFSRFDSFEAIVFFTVAIMGFATSIVLTLSFMQLFKSTNNTK, encoded by the coding sequence ATGAAGAAAATCGCACTTCCCATTCGCTTTGGAATTGCTGCCAGCGGAAGCCTTATTGCTTATTTCTTGATCCTGTCTCTTGTTGATCTGCACACCAATGTATTTTACAGTTTGTTCAACGGAATAATAACGGGCTTTGCTATTTACGAAGCGATCAAATACTTTAAGATCCAGGAAAAAGACAAATTTACTTACGGTACAGGGTTTAAAGCAGGAATTGTCACAGGTTTTGTGGCAACTCTCATATTTACTGTATTTTTTGCCATCTACGCTACCGAAATAGATCCGGAATTTCTTGAACATCTCTCTTCACAATGGTTTAGCAGATTTGATAGTTTTGAGGCTATAGTTTTCTTTACCGTAGCGATCATGGGTTTTGCCACCAGTATTGTCCTTACCTTATCGTTTATGCAACTGTTTAAGTCTACTAATAATACCAAGTAA